The genomic DNA CTCATACCATCGGTGTTAAGTTAGCGCAGGAGTTGTGGGGGGAGCGCTTTGAAGTCGTCGTATCGACCCATTTGGATAAACTGCATGTGCACAATCACTTTGTGTTAAACTCGGTTTCCTTTGTGGATGGGAAACGGTATTACGACAACAAAGCTTCCTATGCTCTGCTGAGGCAGACATCCGACCGGCTTTGCCAGGAACATGCGCTATCGGTGATTGAGCATCCCGAACCGAGCAAAGCCAAGCATTATGGAGAATGGAAAGCGGAACGTGAGCGAAAGCCAACATGGAGAGGGCTAATCCGGCAGGACATCGATCAGGCTATTGCATCTTCCATGACGATGACACAGTTTTTTGCCCATTTACAAAAGCAAGGTTATGAGCTAAAAACGGCGGTTAAACATATGGCGATACGGCCGCCTGGAAAGACACGCTTTGTCCGTTTGCGCAGTCTAGGCGATGGCTATACCGAGGAAGCGATCAAGCAGCGAATATTGCGAAACCGAATACCTGAACGGGAAAGGCCATCCCATGTCCGCAGACGACGTGCCATGTGTAAGAGCCATGTTCGGTCTGGTCGCAAATTGCGCGGCTTGCAAGCTTTATATATCCGCTACTTGTTTGAAATGGGTGTGCTTCCTAGAAAACGAAAGCCTGTCAAAAAGCCATCCTTTAGACTTCGGGAGGATTTGAGACACTTGTCGGTATTGATGGAGCAAACCAAGCTGCTATGCAAGTATCGCCTCACCCATCAAGAGGAGCTTCTCGCTTTCCGTGACAGGTTGGAGGAACAGATCCAATCCCTGCACCTGAAGCGCAAGTCGTTGTACAACCGAATTCGCCGCTGCAAGGATGCTGGCCAGCGAGAACAATACAAAACGCAAATTGCTGTTTGTTCTAAACGGCTTGCCTCGCTTCGAAAGGAGGTGAAGCTGGTTCAAGGCATTTTGGAGCGATCAGGAGAATTACGAGAGACGTTAAACAGAAGTGGCGCACAGGATCGAAAGGAGGAAATTTTCGATGAGTACCGAAACGGAAGCCGCCAATCAGGTTGTCAACATGAGCTTGAAAAGCATCGAAGTCATGGCCAAGATTTCCGGCGAAGGCGCTAAGCATTTGGCGGTATATTTGTTTGCGGCCTTGCAAGGACAAAAACGAACAAAGGGCAGCATCCGGTTGGAGAGTTTGCTGCGCAGTGGGAAAGAATTAAAGGTATTTGCGGTCAAGAACGAAGACCTGGCAACCTTCTGCAAGGAAGCCAAGCGGTATGGCGTGTTGTACTGTGCTTTGCGCGACAAAAAGAACGTGGACGGGATGTGCGATGTGATGGTCCGGGCGGAGGATGCGTCCAAAATCAATCGGATCGTGGAGCGTTTCCACTTGGCCACTGTGGATACCGCCAAAATTAAGAGTGAAATTGAAAAATCCAATGGAATGTCCGAAGCTCCTGCTGTGGAACAAGGACATGAACCAGGTCACGAGCAAGTTCAGGAACAAGAGCTGTCGAAGGAAATCGCAGAAGAAAGGAATACGGACGACTTGTTGGATGAATTGATGGGAAAGTCCGAACTGCCGGAGCCGACTCCATCGGAGGACGACCATTCAACAGCGGAGAAGGAACCGGCGGAAACGTCCCATCCGTCCGAGAATACCTTCGAGCGCAACGAGGTTACCGCAAGGGATACTGATCCACCTTCTCGTCAAGAGCCGGAGCGAGTGTCCGTCCGTCAATTATTGCGGGAAATACGCGAAGAGAACCGGCAGCAAAGGATATGGGAGAAAGACAGACAGCCGCGGGAACAAGCGGAACCGTTGCCGTCTCGAAAGGAGCGGATAGCCGCCGATAAACAACAAGCCAACAAAGCAAAAGGACGAAAGCGAGGGAAAGCCAAATGAGCGAACTGGATGATTTATTCCGACAGGATGCTGCGGCTTCCTCTTCTTTCCGTACAACCGAACCATCCTTCGATAAAGAAGCATGGGTGCAAAAGAAACAGGAGCTGCGGCAATGGACATATGATACGATTGATGCCACCACCTTGTCGGTGATGCAGAACGGTGAGGCGTTCCAGCAATATTTGGATGTCCAGAGCCGCTTTGACCGCTATAGCGTGGCCAATGCGTTGCTGATTCTGGCGCAGCGGCCAAACGCGACTCGCATTGCCGATTTTGACACATGGAAGGAACAAGGGGTATTCATTCGTCGAAAGGAAACAGGGTTTTACATTCTGGAACCGGGCGAAACCTATCAAAAGCAGGATGGCAGCACCGGTATCAGCTACAATCCGAAAAAGATGTTTGATATTGCGCAAACGACCGCCGCGTTGAAACGGGAAGAACCGGCATTCCCGGATGATCGCGCCCGTATTAAAGCGTTAATTGACCTCGCCCCTGTTCCGATTGGCATTGGTGATGCGTTGCCATCGGTAAAGCACGCGTTCTATCAGCCAGATACAAAAAACATTACCATTCGTCGCGGGCTTGAGGCCGGCGATATTTTTCGAGCGCTTGCCCAAGAACTGACACATGCTGAACTGGATCGTGGCGATGGACGGTACAACCGCTCAGATAACGAGTTTGTTGCCTACTCCGCTTCTTATATGTTGTGCAGGCAATTTGGTGTTGCAACCGACACCTTCCGCTTTGATCGAGCGCCGGAGAAGTGGAACGGGTTGGAACCGCAGCAAGTTCGTGCCGAGTTGACGCTCATGAAGGAAGCTTTTCAACAAACATCCCAGAGAATGAACCGGAACCTGTCACAACAGCGCCAGCCTAAACGATACGATCCGGTTCGCTAAGTTTTGTCTGGAGGGAGTGCTATGAAAAAACAGGAACGAATCTTGTCTTTGAATCATTATGAGCACGGGATAGTCGTCCATGCGCTGAATGCGTTACGAAATGACTTAATCGGTGAGAAACGACCGACGGATGCCGTGGATGATTTATTGTTAAAAATGATTGATGCCCCACTTCTAAATAAAAAGCGCTGGAGGCATTATGAAACGCGATGAAGCCGCAAGGAGTAATTTGATACTCTTTGCGGCTTTTTTTATTCCCGTCATCTGGTTGGCACTGTTGGTTGCTCCCGCATGGTCAGAAGGATTGCCGAGTATGTTGGTCCATCTCAGCACGGCGATGCGCCAGCCGCTTAACATAGAGTGGGTGGACGATACGCCCCGCTGCTTGTTGATTTTTGCGCTGATCTATGGGCTTTGCGCTGGGGTTTATTTGGCGACACCACGGAATTATCGTCGGCGGGAAGAGCACGGCAGCGCCCGCTGGGGCCGAGCGAAAACCGTCAATGCCAAGTATCGAGACAGACGGACGGAACAAAACAAAATTTTGACGCAGCGGGTCAAAATCGGTCTGGATGGCCGCAAGCATCGCCGGAACCTGAACGTGTTGGTTGTCGGCGGCTCCGGCGCGGGCAAAACACGGTTCTATGCTAAGCCGAATGTGATGCAAGCCTCGACCTCTTATGTCGTTCTGGACCCAAAGGGGGAAATATTGCGGGACACCGGTCATCTGCTTAAAGCCAAAGGCTATGACATCAAAGTGCTGGACCTGATTCACCCGCATCGTTCGCATGGCTATAACCCGTTTGTCTATTTGCAGGACGACAAGGATGTCTTGAAATTGGTGACCAACCTGATTCGCAATACGACACCCAAAAACAGCAACACGAACGATCCCTTCTGGGAGCGTTCGGAAACAGCGCTGCTGGAGGCGCTTATGTTGTACTTGCTTTATGAAGCGCCGCCGGAGGAACAAAACTTTCCGATGATTATGGAAATGATCGCCGCGGCGGAAGTGCGGGAGGAAGATGAGACCTATCAGAGTCCGCTGGACGAGTTGTTCGAGCGGTTGGAGATGCGCGACCCGGAGCATTTGGCGGTCAAACAGTACAACATTTTCAAATTGGCTGCCGGAAAAACGGCCAAATCCATTTTGATCGGGCTTGGCGTACGGCTGGAGAAGTTTAATCTGACCAGCATCGCGGGCATGAGTACGGTGGATGAATTGGACTTGCCCCGCATGGGTACGAAAAAAACTGCCTTGTTTGCCGTCATCCCCGACAACGACAGCAGCTTTAACTTCATCGTCGGCATGCTGTACACGCAGCTTTTTCAATCGCTCATGTACGAAGCTGATTACCGGCATGGTGGGAGGCTGCCTACGCATGTTCATTTTGTAATGGACGAGTTTGCCAATGTGGCGTTGCCAGATGAATTTGACAAGCTGCTGTCGACCATGCGGAGTCGGGAAATTTCGGTGTCGATTATCCTTCAAAACCTGGCGCAACTTAAAGCGTTGTACAAGGATGCCTGGGAGTCGATTGTCGGCAACTGCGATGTGTTTTTGTACTTGGGAGGCAATGAACAATCCACACACAAATATGTGTCGGAACTGCTCGGCAAGGAAACGATTGACACCAACACCTATGGTGAGAGCAAGGGGCGCAGCGGTAACTATTCGATCAATTACCAGCATTCGGGAAGAGAATTGTTGACCCCGGACGAAGTGCGGATGTTGGATAACCGCTATGCCCTGCTCTTTATTCGTGGAGAACGACCGATACAGGATGACAAGTATGATTTGCTGCGGCATCCGAACATCGAGCTTACAACGGATGGCCAGGCTTCGCCGTTCCAGCATGGAGGTACGGATTATGCCATCGACTGGTTATCGGTGCAGCTTCATGAAGACGGAGATTACGAGCTGTTGGCAGAGGATGAAGTGGAGTCATTATTTTTAGGAAAGGAATGATGAACGTGAAACATCGATGGAAACGATGGATGACGCTGTACATGGTTTGCGTGCTGGTGGGGAGCTTTGCTACACCTGCATACGCGAATGATCCGATGACTACCGTGAATAATTTGTCTGATTTTATTTTTGGCCTGATCCGGGCTGTGGGCATGATTATTTTGGGTTTTGGCATTGTGCAGATTGGTTTGTCTTTCAAGTCTCACGACCCTACCCAAAGAGCTAACGGGTTCTTAACACTCGCCGGTGGCGTGGTCATTACCTTTACGAAGGAAATTCTCAACCTGATTGCCGGATAAGTACGGGTATTCGCATTCGGGGAATAAGCCAGCGGTTTGTTCCCCGAATCTGGGGGGAGGGTGAATGTGTCTAAGAACAGTTGGATCATCGACAATCTCGAAAATGCATTAGAGACCTGGAATGATAAAATGTCGGAGATTTGGGAGTTGGTCACCGAGTCGCCGGCGGATTTTAAAGGCGGTGGTATATGGCGCGTCATCTTAGATATTCACGG from Paenibacillus woosongensis includes the following:
- a CDS encoding glutamyl-tRNA amidotransferase; this translates as MNVKHRWKRWMTLYMVCVLVGSFATPAYANDPMTTVNNLSDFIFGLIRAVGMIILGFGIVQIGLSFKSHDPTQRANGFLTLAGGVVITFTKEILNLIAG
- a CDS encoding PcfB family protein encodes the protein MSTETEAANQVVNMSLKSIEVMAKISGEGAKHLAVYLFAALQGQKRTKGSIRLESLLRSGKELKVFAVKNEDLATFCKEAKRYGVLYCALRDKKNVDGMCDVMVRAEDASKINRIVERFHLATVDTAKIKSEIEKSNGMSEAPAVEQGHEPGHEQVQEQELSKEIAEERNTDDLLDELMGKSELPEPTPSEDDHSTAEKEPAETSHPSENTFERNEVTARDTDPPSRQEPERVSVRQLLREIREENRQQRIWEKDRQPREQAEPLPSRKERIAADKQQANKAKGRKRGKAK
- a CDS encoding VirD4-like conjugal transfer protein, CD1115 family yields the protein MLVHLSTAMRQPLNIEWVDDTPRCLLIFALIYGLCAGVYLATPRNYRRREEHGSARWGRAKTVNAKYRDRRTEQNKILTQRVKIGLDGRKHRRNLNVLVVGGSGAGKTRFYAKPNVMQASTSYVVLDPKGEILRDTGHLLKAKGYDIKVLDLIHPHRSHGYNPFVYLQDDKDVLKLVTNLIRNTTPKNSNTNDPFWERSETALLEALMLYLLYEAPPEEQNFPMIMEMIAAAEVREEDETYQSPLDELFERLEMRDPEHLAVKQYNIFKLAAGKTAKSILIGLGVRLEKFNLTSIAGMSTVDELDLPRMGTKKTALFAVIPDNDSSFNFIVGMLYTQLFQSLMYEADYRHGGRLPTHVHFVMDEFANVALPDEFDKLLSTMRSREISVSIILQNLAQLKALYKDAWESIVGNCDVFLYLGGNEQSTHKYVSELLGKETIDTNTYGESKGRSGNYSINYQHSGRELLTPDEVRMLDNRYALLFIRGERPIQDDKYDLLRHPNIELTTDGQASPFQHGGTDYAIDWLSVQLHEDGDYELLAEDEVESLFLGKE
- a CDS encoding relaxase/mobilization nuclease domain-containing protein, translating into MATTAIWGVTDRLKRVLDYAANPDKTAERSEGGLEQVLAYTQADAKTEKQLYVSGVNCDPLTAYEQMQRTKRRFFKTDGILAFHAYQAFAPGETTPQIAHTIGVKLAQELWGERFEVVVSTHLDKLHVHNHFVLNSVSFVDGKRYYDNKASYALLRQTSDRLCQEHALSVIEHPEPSKAKHYGEWKAERERKPTWRGLIRQDIDQAIASSMTMTQFFAHLQKQGYELKTAVKHMAIRPPGKTRFVRLRSLGDGYTEEAIKQRILRNRIPERERPSHVRRRRAMCKSHVRSGRKLRGLQALYIRYLFEMGVLPRKRKPVKKPSFRLREDLRHLSVLMEQTKLLCKYRLTHQEELLAFRDRLEEQIQSLHLKRKSLYNRIRRCKDAGQREQYKTQIAVCSKRLASLRKEVKLVQGILERSGELRETLNRSGAQDRKEEIFDEYRNGSRQSGCQHELEKHRSHGQDFRRRR